The sequence GTACGGCCCGCCGGGCTCACGGCTCTACCGCACCGGCGACCTGGGCAGGCGCCGCCCCGACGGTGCGCTGGAACACCTCGGCCGCATCGACCAGCAGGTCAAGCTGCGCGGGATACGGATCGAGCCCGGCGAGATCGAGTCCGCCCTGCGCGCCCTGCCCACGGTCACCGAGGCGGCCGTCGTCGTACGCGAGGACACCCCGGGGGACCAGCGGCTCGCCGCCTACCTCGTCACGGATGGCTCGCAGGCGGAGCCCGACCCCCAGGAACTGCGCGCCGCACTCAAGCGGGTGCTCCCCGCTTCCCTGGTGCCCGTCTCCTTCACCGCGCTGCCCGCCCTTCCGCTCACGCCCAACGGCAAGCTCGACCGGCGAGGTCTGCCCGCCCCGCAGATCCACCGGACGACCGGTGCGGCCAGTGCGCCCGCGTCTCCGGCGGAGCGGGTCCTCGCCGGCATCTGGGCGGACGTACTGGGGCTCGACGAGGTCGGCGCGGAGGAGGACTTCTTCGACCTCGGCGGCCACTCGCTCCTCGCCACCCAGGTCGTCGCCCGCGCCCGCAGGCTGCTTCCCGAGGCGGGCGCCCGGCCGGTCAGCGTGATGGACCTGTTCACCTGCCGCACGGTCAGGGACCTGGCGGCGCTGGCCGACCTTCCCGAGGATGCCCGGGGACCCCGCCGGCTGCTGCACCGCCTCACCCCGCAGGCACCGGCCGGGCGGCTGCGCGCCACCCTGGTCTGCGTTCCGTACGGCGGGGGCAGCGCGGTCGTCTACCAGCCCGTCGCCGACCTCCTGCCCGAGGGCTACGAGCTGTGGTCCGTGGCCATCCCGGGTCACGACGTCGGTGTGACCGAGGAGCACCTGCCCTTCGGGGAACTCGCGGAGAACCTGGCCGCCGAGATACGCGAACGGGTCCGGGGTCCGCTGATCGTGTACGGGCACTGCGGCGTCGGCACCGCGCTGGCCGTGGCGGCCGCACGCCTCCTCGAAGCGTCGGGCCGCGACCTCGAAGCCGTGTACGCCGGAGCGCAGTTCCCCTTCGCCAAGCCGCGCGGGCGGGTGCTCGGTGCCCTCTCCCAGATGGCGTCCCTGGAAGCGCTGCTCGGCAACCGGGTATACGTCAACTGGCTCACCGGGATGGGCGTCGACACCTCGCAGCTGGACCGGGAGCAGACCGCGTTCATCGTGGGCAACATGCGCCGCGACAGCCAGGCCGCCGAGGAGTACTTCACCGGTGCCCTCGCCGACGTCGAGGCGGGAGCGCCCCGGCTGCGGGCGCCGCTGGTCTCCCTCGTCGGCGACCGCGACCCGGCCGCCGACTTCTACCAGGAGCGCTACCGGGAGTGGCTGCTGCTCGCGGAGCGCTCGGCGGTCGCGGTCATCGACCGGGGCGGCCACTTCTTCGTGAAGTACCGGGCGGCCGAGGTCGCCGAAGCGGTGACGACCGTCCACGAGGCGATCCGTGCCGACGACACCGGGGCGCTGCCCGCGCGGTCCCCGGACGCGGCCTGGTGGTTCCACGCCGAGACCGGGCCGCCCGGTGGCGCGGACCGGCCGGACGACTCCCCGGGCGAGGGTGCTGCCGCACCTCCCGGACCGGGTGCCCGGCGCTTCCTGGCCGTCGTGCTCGGGCAGCTGGGCTCGATCCTGGGCTCCGCGCTCACCGAGTTCGCCCTGCCCATCTGGATCCTGCTGGAGACCGGCTCGCTGGCCCGGTTCGCGCTGTACTCGGTCGTGGCGATGCTGCCCGGCATCCTCGTCGGCCCGCTGGCCGGCGCCGTCGTCGACCGGTTCGACCGGCGCAAGGTCATGCTCGCGGGCGACATCATGGCGGGACTCAGCCAGGTGGCCATGCTGTGCCTGCTGCTCGGCGGCGCACTGGACACCTGGTATCTCTACCTGCTCCTAGGCGGCCTCTCGGTGGCGCTCACCTTCCAACGGCTGGCGTACAGCTCGGCCATCCCGCAACTCGTCCCCAAGCGCTACCTCGGCCACGCCAACGGAGTCGTACAACTCGCTTTCGGCGCCGCACAGTTCGTCGTGCCGCTGGTCGCGGTGGCGCTCATGGCGGGTATCGGTCTGCGCGGCATCCTGATTCTCGACATCGCGAGTTACGTGGTCGCGGTGGCCGTGCTGACCTGTGTCAGGTTCCCCCGGACACTGCCCTGGAGCCGCCGCGAACCGGTCGTCGAGGAGATCAAGCAGGGTTTCGCCTACACCTGGCGGCACCGGGGCTTCCGGTCGATGCTGCTGTGGTTCGCCGCGCTCAACCTCTTCCTTTCCCCGCTCTTCCTGCTCGTGACGCCCCTGGTGCTGTCCTTCGACACCCTGGACGGAGCGGCGGCGGTCGCCACCGCGGGCGGTGCGGGTGCCGTCGCGGGCGGCCTGATCATGGGCGTGTGGGGCGGGCCGCGCAGGCACCGGGTGCGCGGCATGCTCGCGCTGGCCGGGGTGTTCGCCCTGGCCGGTGCGGTGACCGGGCTGCGGGCCGACCTCTGGGTGATCGGCGCCGGCGCCTTCGGGATGTCCTGTGCCATCGCCCTGGTGAACGGGGTGTACTCGACGATCGTCCAGGTGAAGGTGCCCCAGCGCTTCCACGGCCGTGTCTTCGCCCTGAACACCATGGTGGCCTGGTCCACCCTGCCCATCGGCCACGGTCTCGTCGCGCCGCTGGGCGCCCGGCTGTTCGACCCGCTCCTGACGGCGGACGGGCCACTGGCGGGCAGCGTGGGACGGCTCATCGGGACGGGGCCCGGACGCGGGATCGGCCTGATGTACCTGCTGTGCTGCCTGGTCATGCTGGCGCTGGTGGCCCTGGCGCTGCGGCTGCCGGTGCTCGCCCGCTTCGACCTCGACGTGCCGGACGCCGAACCGGACGACCTCATCGGCCTCCGGGAACGCGCCGCGGCGCTCGCCGCGTCCGCACCGCGCACCGGACCGCGCACCGCGGGAGCGAGCCGATGAGCCCCGCCGCGCCTCCGGGCTCCCTCATCGAACTCCTGGAGCACCGCGCCGCCCTCCACCCGGACCGCGTCGCCCTCCGCAATGGTCGACGTGCCCTGGACTTCGGCACCTGGCGCCACCGCGCCGCCGCCCTCGCGCACGGCCTGCTCGCCCGGGGCCTGCGCCCCGGCGACCCGGTCGGACTGCGCTACGGCAGCACGGAGTGGACCGACTACGCGGTCGCGTACTGCGGGGTGCAGTGGGCGGGCGGCATCGCCGTACCCCTGTCCGACCGGCTGGCCCCGGCCGCCGCCGCGCACATCGTTCAGGACAGCCGGTGCGCAGGCGTCCTGCACGCCCAGGGCGGTCCGCCGCCCCGGCTGCCCGCAGGGGTGTGGCAGGCGTCCGGCGAGGACACCGAATCCGGGGACGGCGCCGGCCTGCCCCTGCCCGACCCCGCCGCACCCGCGCAGTACCTCTACACTTCCGGCACCACGGGCCTGCCCAAGGGCGTCCGGGCCACGCATGCCAACCTCGCCCACGGCTGCACCCTCGACGAACGCCGCAGACCCCTGCGCCACTCGCGCACCTTCCTGCACAGCTTCCCGATCGGCACCAACGCCGGGCAGACCATGCTGGTGAACTGCCTGGACGCGGCGGCCACCGGGGTCGCCGCCCCCCAGTTCACACCGCTGAGGTTCGCCCGGCTGATCGAGGAGCACGCGGTCGGCAGCGTGTTCCTGGTGCCCGCCACCGCCATCGAACTGCTCGCCTCCGCCGCCCTCACCCGCTGCGACCTCGGCACGGTCAAGCTGGTCGGGTCGACCGCGGCGGCGCTCCCGCAGCCCGTCGCGCTGCGGCTCTCACAGGTGTTCGCCGGCGCCCAGATCGTCAACTACTACACCTCGACCGAGGCCGCGCCCGCCCAGATCACCCTGCTCTACGACCCCGCCCACCCCGACTCGCCCGGCCGCCCCGCCTCGCTCGACCAGCTGCGGGTCACCGGTCCCGGCGGGCGCCCGGCGGCCACCGGCGAACCCGGCGAGATCTGGCTGCGCTCACCCACCGCACCCCGCTCCTACCTGGGCGCCCCCGACGCCGACGTCTTCCGGGGCCGTTGGGTGCGCATGGGAGACATCGGGCGGCTCGACGAGGACGGCTACCTCCACCTGCTCGACCGGGAGCGCGACGTCATCAAGTCCGGTGCCCACAAGGTCTCCACGATCCAGGTCGAGAACGCGCTGCACGCCCACCCGGACATCGCCGACGCCGCCGCCTTCGGCATTCCGCACCCCGTGCTGGGCAGCGTGGTGGCCGCCGTCGTCGTGCCCCGCCGGGACGAGCCGGACACCACCCGGCTGCGGGCGTTTCTGCTCGACCGGCTCGCCGCGCACGAGCTGCCGGCCCGCATCCTCTTCCGCGCCACCCTGCCTCGCAACGAGGGCGGCAAGGTCCTCAAACGTGAACTGCACCGGCTCCTGGACGACGAGGCGACCCCATGACCCCTTCCGCGATCCCCGCCGCACCGGCCCCGCTCGACCCGGCCCAGCACGGGCTCTGGGTCACCGAGCAGACCCTCGACACCGGTTCGGCGTACCACCTCAGCCTCGCCCTGCACTTCCGCGGGCCGCTGGACCAGGCGGCTCTCGCGCAGGCCTGGGCCCACTGGGTGCGGGACGCCCCCGTGCTCACGGCCCGGACCGACCCGGCGGGGCCTGCCCTGGTCCCGGGCGAGGCGCCACCGCTGCGACTGGTCACCGTCGCCCCCGGCGACCTCGACAAGCTCCGCGACGAGGAGACCACCGCCCGGTTCGGGCCGGACGGCCCGCTGGTCCGCCCGACGCTGTTCACCACCGCCCCGGACCGGCACCTGCTGCTCGTCGTCGCCCACCATCTTGTCTTCGACGGCGAATCCAAGGACATCCTGGTCTCCGGACTGGCCCGCGCGTACCGGGCGGCGACGGGGGAGGGCGAGCCGCACGCGCCGGCCGATGCACCGTCATTTCCCTTCGCCGAGGCGGACATCGACGCCGCCACCCGCTTCTGGTCCGGCCGCTGGCGCGAGAGCCCCGCCCCAGCGCTGCCCGGCATCACCGCCCACCACATGGACCCGGTCGCCCCTGCACCGGGCAGCGCCTGCGGTTTCCGACGCGAGGGAGACCGGCACGCCCGCCTGGTGGCCGCCGCCGCGACGCTCGGCGTCACCCGCTTCGAGCTGCTGACGGCTGCCTGTCACGCGCTCATGCTGCGGTACGGGAACACCGGCCCCGCCACCGCGATCGAACTCTCCACCCGCGCACCGGGCTCGCCCCGGCAGGCCGGCCTGCACGTCAACGAACTGCCTCTCTTCACCGATCCCCGACCGGAGCGCTCCTTCGCGGACTTCGCCCACGAGGTCCGGGCGCAACTGCGCGCCCTCTACGCCCACCGCACCGTCCCCCTCAGCCGCGCCGTTCGCGGACTCACCCCGCGTACCGCGCTCTGCCCGCTCTCCCTCAGCTACCGGCGCCGCGACGCCTCCCGGCCCGCCGACTTCGGCCCGGAACTCGACGTGCGCACCGAGTGGATCGGCTTCGCTGGCACCGCCCGCAATATCGCGCACCTCCAGCTCGTCGACACCCCCGATGCCCTCGAAGGCAGCCTCCAATACCGCACCGCCGCCTTCGAGCCCGACGCCCCCGCCCGCGTCCTGGACCACTTCCTCACCCTGCTCGACGGCGCGACGGCTGCCCCCGACACCCCCCTGGCCCGCCTGCCGGTCCTTCCCCCGCAGGAACGCGACATCCTGCTGGCCGACACCGCCCGCGCCCCCGGCAACGCCACCACCACCCTGCCCGCGCTGTTCGCCTCCCAGGCCGCCGCCACCCCCGACGCCATCGCCGTCGTCGAGGGCGACACGGCCCTCACGTACGCCGAACTCGACGCGGCCGTCCGCCGCCGCGCCCACCGGCTCCGCGCCCAGGGGGCCGGCCCCGGCACCCTCGTCGGTATCGCCCTGCCCCGCTCGACCGCCCAACTCGTCGCTGTACTGGGGGTTCTCACCTCCGGGGCCGCCTACCTGCCACTCGCCCCCGACCACCCGGCGGAGCGCCTGGCGTTCCTGCGCGCCGACGCCGGTCTCACCCTGGAGACCGCCATCGACCCGGGGCCCGAGGACCTGGAGCGGCTCCCCGACGCCCCGGCTGCTCCCGCTCCGCCCGCGCTCACGGACCCCGCCTATGTGCTGTACACCTCCGGCTCCACCGGTGTGCCCAAGGGTGTCGAGGTCGCGCACGCGGCCCTCGCCAACCTGCTCGCGGCCCTGCGGGACACCACCGGCACCGGGCCCGGCAGCCGCTGGCTCGGGCTCACCTCCCTCTCCTTCGACATCTCCACCGTCGAACTCTTCCTGCCCCTGGTCACGGGCGGCACCGTCGTCCTCGTCCCCGAGGGCCGCCACCGCGACGGCACGGCCCTCGCCGCACTCGTCGAACGCCACCACCTCACCCACGTACAGGCCACACCGAGCGGCTGGCGCACCATGCTGGCCGCCGGGCTCCACGCGCCGGACCTCGTCGCCCTGACCGGGGGAGAGGCGCTGCCCGAAGCCCTCGCCGGCGAACTGCGCACCGCCGTCGGCCGGCTGGTCAACGTGTACGGGCCCAC is a genomic window of Streptomyces sp. NBC_00708 containing:
- a CDS encoding AMP-binding protein, with protein sequence MSPAAPPGSLIELLEHRAALHPDRVALRNGRRALDFGTWRHRAAALAHGLLARGLRPGDPVGLRYGSTEWTDYAVAYCGVQWAGGIAVPLSDRLAPAAAAHIVQDSRCAGVLHAQGGPPPRLPAGVWQASGEDTESGDGAGLPLPDPAAPAQYLYTSGTTGLPKGVRATHANLAHGCTLDERRRPLRHSRTFLHSFPIGTNAGQTMLVNCLDAAATGVAAPQFTPLRFARLIEEHAVGSVFLVPATAIELLASAALTRCDLGTVKLVGSTAAALPQPVALRLSQVFAGAQIVNYYTSTEAAPAQITLLYDPAHPDSPGRPASLDQLRVTGPGGRPAATGEPGEIWLRSPTAPRSYLGAPDADVFRGRWVRMGDIGRLDEDGYLHLLDRERDVIKSGAHKVSTIQVENALHAHPDIADAAAFGIPHPVLGSVVAAVVVPRRDEPDTTRLRAFLLDRLAAHELPARILFRATLPRNEGGKVLKRELHRLLDDEATP
- a CDS encoding amino acid adenylation domain-containing protein codes for the protein MTPSAIPAAPAPLDPAQHGLWVTEQTLDTGSAYHLSLALHFRGPLDQAALAQAWAHWVRDAPVLTARTDPAGPALVPGEAPPLRLVTVAPGDLDKLRDEETTARFGPDGPLVRPTLFTTAPDRHLLLVVAHHLVFDGESKDILVSGLARAYRAATGEGEPHAPADAPSFPFAEADIDAATRFWSGRWRESPAPALPGITAHHMDPVAPAPGSACGFRREGDRHARLVAAAATLGVTRFELLTAACHALMLRYGNTGPATAIELSTRAPGSPRQAGLHVNELPLFTDPRPERSFADFAHEVRAQLRALYAHRTVPLSRAVRGLTPRTALCPLSLSYRRRDASRPADFGPELDVRTEWIGFAGTARNIAHLQLVDTPDALEGSLQYRTAAFEPDAPARVLDHFLTLLDGATAAPDTPLARLPVLPPQERDILLADTARAPGNATTTLPALFASQAAATPDAIAVVEGDTALTYAELDAAVRRRAHRLRAQGAGPGTLVGIALPRSTAQLVAVLGVLTSGAAYLPLAPDHPAERLAFLRADAGLTLETAIDPGPEDLERLPDAPAAPAPPALTDPAYVLYTSGSTGVPKGVEVAHAALANLLAALRDTTGTGPGSRWLGLTSLSFDISTVELFLPLVTGGTVVLVPEGRHRDGTALAALVERHHLTHVQATPSGWRTMLAAGLHAPDLVALTGGEALPEALAGELRTAVGRLVNVYGPTETTVWSTAAELGPEDTVTIGRPLANTRTHVLDAHLQPLPRGLTGELYIGGDGVAHGYRGRPGLTASRFLPDPFGPPGARLYRTGDLVRLTADGRIAFAGRSDTQVKVRGHRIELGEIDAALGGHPLVGQAVTMLREAPDRLVAYVVPAPGHVPPTTDALREHLARTLPAAALPDAYVTLDAMPLTPHGKLDRAALPEPPRARSAPAGPAPADGEDVAGITATVLAIWRDVLDLDDLGPDEDLFDLGGHSLTITAIAGRIRTEYGVSVPFDVFFDSPTVHGIAARVAALIEENQ
- a CDS encoding amino acid adenylation domain-containing protein is translated as MSDTSTSSAGLSDAKRALLSRRLKGGRAAAPRPAVPRRPEGVVPPLSFAQERLWFMEQFAPGTAAYNIPVARRLRGALDREALAHALGTVVARHETLRSRYPATDDGRPVLEIAGPAPVPLPVVDATDEEHAARLVDGAGAEPFDLATGPLLRTLLVHLGDRDHILLLVVHHSVSDGWSSEILISEILRCYTARLAGEGNPLPELPVRYGDFAQWQRDRLRGDALTAEVAYWAEELAGVEPLVLPIARPRPARQTFDGAGYGFQVDRALLDRLAALGKMHGATVHMVLLAVFQELLARFSGQRDFAVGSPVAGRPEPELEGLVGMFVNVLALRTRLDGDPTFATLLERTRETCLEAYAHQELPFAQLVTELNVERDVSRSPVFQAVLAVQNYATGRQTATGPDLDVETYGLRASGTRFDLELFLMEWPDGLRGAFNYNTDLFDEADIARLAAHLDRLLHAVADRPDVPLSALDLLSADERALETEDFNHTEAPTPAGATLVSLIGEQIARTPDAIAVTADGHSLTYAELDAAAGRTAARLRAAGVGPGDVVAVGADRSPELVAALLAVLRTGACYTPLDTEYPADRLAFMLDDSGARVLLTQRGIPVPEGCRAAVLYVDDNEPPTGGSAPIPTPCEPEPDDPAYLIYTSGSTGRPKGVPNTHRAIVNRLLWMQRSYPIGPEDSVLQKTPAGFDVSVWEFFWPLMTGARLVLARPGGQKDASYLHELIRSAPVTVAHFVPSMLPLFLAEEGAGRCTALRRVVCSGEALPPDTARAFHEVLPGCALANLYGPTEAAVDVSAWECEGMPEVVPIGFPVDNIRLYVLDRALRPVPPGAPGEIHIAGTGVALGYHRRPGLSARQFVPDPYGPPGSRLYRTGDLGRRRPDGALEHLGRIDQQVKLRGIRIEPGEIESALRALPTVTEAAVVVREDTPGDQRLAAYLVTDGSQAEPDPQELRAALKRVLPASLVPVSFTALPALPLTPNGKLDRRGLPAPQIHRTTGAASAPASPAERVLAGIWADVLGLDEVGAEEDFFDLGGHSLLATQVVARARRLLPEAGARPVSVMDLFTCRTVRDLAALADLPEDARGPRRLLHRLTPQAPAGRLRATLVCVPYGGGSAVVYQPVADLLPEGYELWSVAIPGHDVGVTEEHLPFGELAENLAAEIRERVRGPLIVYGHCGVGTALAVAAARLLEASGRDLEAVYAGAQFPFAKPRGRVLGALSQMASLEALLGNRVYVNWLTGMGVDTSQLDREQTAFIVGNMRRDSQAAEEYFTGALADVEAGAPRLRAPLVSLVGDRDPAADFYQERYREWLLLAERSAVAVIDRGGHFFVKYRAAEVAEAVTTVHEAIRADDTGALPARSPDAAWWFHAETGPPGGADRPDDSPGEGAAAPPGPGARRFLAVVLGQLGSILGSALTEFALPIWILLETGSLARFALYSVVAMLPGILVGPLAGAVVDRFDRRKVMLAGDIMAGLSQVAMLCLLLGGALDTWYLYLLLGGLSVALTFQRLAYSSAIPQLVPKRYLGHANGVVQLAFGAAQFVVPLVAVALMAGIGLRGILILDIASYVVAVAVLTCVRFPRTLPWSRREPVVEEIKQGFAYTWRHRGFRSMLLWFAALNLFLSPLFLLVTPLVLSFDTLDGAAAVATAGGAGAVAGGLIMGVWGGPRRHRVRGMLALAGVFALAGAVTGLRADLWVIGAGAFGMSCAIALVNGVYSTIVQVKVPQRFHGRVFALNTMVAWSTLPIGHGLVAPLGARLFDPLLTADGPLAGSVGRLIGTGPGRGIGLMYLLCCLVMLALVALALRLPVLARFDLDVPDAEPDDLIGLRERAAALAASAPRTGPRTAGASR